The following coding sequences lie in one Streptomyces albofaciens JCM 4342 genomic window:
- a CDS encoding nitrate reductase subunit alpha, with protein MENETIGGPAAAEGRGWPLAGRRLLNRREVSEDGRAVFGTGDPRWEGFYRDRWAHDKVVRSTHGVNCTGSCSWMVYVKDGIITWEHQATDYPSIGADCPEYEPRGCPRGASFSWYTYSPSRVRYPYVRGALLKMWREARRRLGDPVAAWAEITGDPARARAYKKARGKGGLVRADWDEVAELVAAAQVHTVKTYGPDRVAGFSPIPAMSMASFAAGARYHSLIGGTLLSFYDWYADLPVASPQVFGDQTDVPEAADWWNAGYLIMWGSNIPVTRTPDAHFLTETRYNGTKVVAVSPDYADNVKHADEWLAPHPGTDGALAMAMGHVILREFLVDRATPYFENYLRRFTDAPFLVTLRERDGALVPDRFLTAADLGDTDEHARFKTVLVDRSSGEPVVPNGSLGFRWGEEGKGRWNLELGDIEPRLSLLEEDGPTAAVALPRFDEGPTEGGAVMVRGVPVRTIGGRRVTTVFDLMLAQYGVRRAGLPGTWPASYEDASQPYTPAWQETVTSVPAAQAARIAREFARNAERTEGRSMIAMGAGTNHWFHSDTIYRAFLALTTMTGCQGVNGGGWAHYVGQEKVRPVTGLQHLAFAFDWQRPTRHMAGTSYWYLATDQWRYEAFGPDELASPLGEGRFAGRATADCLAQAVRMGWTPGHPGFDRNPLDLCDEAAAAGRPVAGHIVDELTSGALRFAAEDPDDPANFPRVLTVWRANLLGSSGKGNEYFLRHLLGTDAAVRSEETPPEKRPRDVVWHEEAPEGKLDLLVSMDFRMTSTGLFSDVVLPAATWYEKDDLSSTDMHPFVHAFTPAIAPPWQARTDYDTFLTIADRFSELAADHLGTRTDVLAVPLQHDTPDELAQPGGIVADWKAGECAPVPGRTMPKLVTVERDYAAVADKMRAVGPLLDRLGTTTKGVTVRPDRELEQLRRTNGVRRGGVADGRPSLATASDMCEAILALSGTTNGRLATEGFKELEKRTGTGLAHLAAEREAERITFADTRVQPRSVITSYEWSGSETGGRRYSPFVINVEHRKPWHTLTGRQHFFVDHDWMTELGEQLPVYRPPLNTARHYGDERLGEDGRAEVTVRYLTPHSKWSIHSEYQDNAYMLALSRGGPVIWMSTADAEKIGVRDNEWIEAYNRNGVVAARAVVTHRMPEGTVYMYHAKDRTVNVPRTEVSGRRGGMHNSLTRLLIKPSHLAGGYAQFTYAFNYYGPTGNQRDEVTVIRRRGQDVEY; from the coding sequence TGCACCGGGTCCTGCTCCTGGATGGTCTACGTCAAGGACGGGATCATCACCTGGGAGCACCAGGCCACCGACTACCCGTCGATCGGTGCCGACTGCCCCGAGTACGAGCCGCGGGGCTGCCCGCGCGGCGCGTCGTTCTCCTGGTACACGTACTCGCCCAGCCGGGTCCGCTACCCGTACGTCCGCGGCGCGCTGCTGAAGATGTGGCGGGAGGCGCGCCGGCGGCTCGGCGACCCGGTGGCGGCCTGGGCCGAGATCACCGGCGACCCGGCCAGGGCCCGCGCCTACAAGAAGGCGCGGGGCAAGGGCGGGCTGGTGCGCGCCGACTGGGACGAGGTGGCCGAGCTGGTCGCCGCCGCCCAGGTGCACACCGTCAAGACCTACGGCCCGGACCGGGTGGCCGGGTTCTCGCCCATCCCCGCCATGTCGATGGCGTCCTTCGCCGCGGGCGCGCGGTACCACTCGCTGATCGGCGGCACCCTGCTGTCCTTCTACGACTGGTACGCGGACCTGCCGGTCGCCTCGCCGCAGGTCTTCGGCGACCAGACGGACGTGCCGGAGGCCGCCGACTGGTGGAACGCGGGCTACCTGATCATGTGGGGGTCCAACATCCCCGTCACCCGCACCCCGGACGCCCACTTCCTGACCGAGACCCGCTACAACGGCACCAAGGTCGTCGCCGTCAGCCCCGACTACGCCGACAACGTCAAGCACGCCGACGAGTGGCTGGCCCCGCACCCGGGCACGGACGGGGCGCTGGCGATGGCGATGGGCCACGTCATCCTGCGGGAGTTCCTGGTCGACCGCGCCACGCCGTACTTCGAGAACTACCTGCGCCGGTTCACCGATGCCCCGTTCCTGGTCACGCTGCGCGAGCGGGACGGCGCCCTGGTGCCGGACCGCTTCCTGACCGCGGCGGACCTCGGTGACACCGACGAGCACGCGCGCTTCAAGACCGTCCTCGTGGACCGTTCCAGCGGCGAGCCGGTGGTCCCCAACGGGTCGCTGGGCTTCCGCTGGGGAGAGGAGGGAAAGGGGCGCTGGAACCTTGAACTGGGGGACATCGAGCCCCGGTTGAGCCTTCTGGAAGAGGATGGGCCGACGGCCGCCGTGGCGCTGCCGCGCTTCGACGAAGGCCCCACCGAGGGCGGCGCGGTGATGGTGCGCGGTGTGCCGGTCCGCACGATCGGCGGCCGGCGGGTGACCACCGTCTTCGACCTGATGCTGGCCCAGTACGGCGTGCGACGCGCCGGGCTGCCCGGCACCTGGCCGGCCTCCTACGAGGACGCCTCCCAGCCGTACACCCCGGCCTGGCAGGAGACGGTCACCTCGGTCCCCGCCGCGCAGGCGGCCCGCATCGCGCGGGAGTTCGCCCGCAACGCCGAGCGCACCGAGGGCCGCTCGATGATCGCCATGGGCGCGGGCACCAACCACTGGTTCCACTCCGACACCATCTACCGCGCCTTCCTCGCCCTGACCACCATGACCGGCTGCCAGGGCGTCAACGGCGGCGGCTGGGCCCACTACGTCGGCCAGGAGAAGGTCCGCCCGGTCACCGGCCTCCAGCACCTCGCGTTCGCCTTCGACTGGCAGCGGCCCACCCGCCACATGGCCGGCACCTCCTACTGGTACCTGGCCACCGACCAGTGGCGCTACGAGGCCTTCGGCCCGGACGAGCTGGCCTCCCCGCTCGGCGAGGGCCGCTTCGCGGGCCGGGCCACCGCCGACTGCCTGGCCCAGGCCGTCCGCATGGGCTGGACCCCCGGCCACCCCGGCTTCGACCGCAACCCGCTGGACCTGTGCGACGAGGCGGCCGCCGCCGGGCGCCCCGTCGCCGGCCACATCGTCGACGAGCTGACCTCCGGCGCGCTGCGCTTCGCCGCCGAGGACCCGGACGACCCGGCCAACTTCCCGCGCGTACTGACCGTGTGGCGGGCCAATCTGCTCGGCTCCTCCGGCAAGGGCAACGAGTACTTCCTGCGCCATCTGCTGGGGACGGACGCGGCGGTCCGCTCCGAGGAGACACCCCCGGAGAAGCGGCCCCGGGACGTCGTCTGGCACGAGGAGGCGCCCGAGGGCAAGCTCGACCTCCTGGTCTCGATGGACTTCCGGATGACGTCCACCGGCCTGTTCTCCGACGTCGTGCTGCCGGCCGCCACCTGGTACGAGAAGGACGACCTGTCCAGCACCGACATGCACCCCTTCGTGCACGCCTTCACCCCGGCCATCGCGCCGCCCTGGCAGGCGCGGACCGACTACGACACCTTCCTGACCATCGCCGACCGCTTCAGCGAACTGGCCGCGGACCACCTGGGCACCCGTACCGACGTCCTGGCCGTGCCCCTCCAGCACGACACGCCCGACGAACTGGCCCAGCCCGGCGGCATCGTCGCCGACTGGAAGGCCGGCGAGTGCGCGCCGGTCCCCGGGCGCACCATGCCCAAGCTGGTGACCGTCGAGCGGGACTACGCGGCCGTGGCGGACAAGATGCGCGCCGTCGGCCCCCTCCTGGACCGGCTCGGTACCACCACGAAGGGCGTCACCGTCCGCCCGGACCGGGAGCTGGAGCAGCTGCGCCGCACCAACGGCGTCCGGCGCGGCGGCGTGGCGGACGGACGCCCGTCCCTGGCCACCGCCTCCGACATGTGCGAGGCGATCCTCGCCCTGTCCGGCACCACCAACGGGCGCCTGGCCACCGAAGGGTTCAAGGAGCTGGAGAAGCGGACCGGCACCGGCCTGGCGCACCTGGCCGCCGAGCGGGAGGCGGAGCGCATCACCTTCGCCGACACCCGTGTCCAGCCCCGCTCCGTGATCACCTCGTACGAGTGGTCCGGCAGCGAGACCGGCGGCCGCCGCTACTCCCCGTTCGTCATCAACGTCGAGCACCGCAAGCCCTGGCACACCCTCACCGGCCGCCAGCACTTCTTCGTCGACCACGACTGGATGACCGAACTCGGCGAGCAACTGCCCGTCTACCGGCCCCCGTTGAACACCGCCCGGCACTACGGCGACGAGCGCCTGGGCGAGGACGGCCGCGCCGAGGTGACGGTCCGCTACCTCACCCCGCACTCCAAGTGGTCCATCCACTCCGAATACCAGGACAACGCCTACATGCTCGCCCTCTCCCGGGGCGGCCCGGTGATCTGGATGAGCACCGCCGACGCCGAGAAGATCGGCGTCCGGGACAACGAGTGGATCGAGGCGTACAACCGCAACGGCGTCGTCGCGGCCCGCGCGGTGGTCACCCACCGGATGCCCGAGGGCACCGTGTACATGTACCACGCCAAGGACCGCACGGTGAACGTGCCCAGGACCGAGGTCAGCGGCAGGCGCGGTGGTATGCACAACTCGCTGACCCGGCTGCTCATCAAGCCCTCGCACCTGGCCGGCGGCTACGCCCAGTTCACCTACGCCTTCAACTACTACGGACCCACCGGCAACCAGCGCGACGAGGTCACCGTGATCCGCCGCCGCGGCCAGGATGTGGAGTACTGA
- the narH gene encoding nitrate reductase subunit beta: MRVMAQVAMVMNLDKCIGCHTCSVTCKQTWTNRTGVEYAWFNNVETKPGVGYPRRYEDQRQWKGGWMLDRRGRLVLRSGGRLRRLGSLFSNPDLPAIEDYYEPVTYDYDNLVSAPAGQDVPVARPRSVLTGKPTAITWGANWEDGLGGAGETAAGDPNLSGGLAEKVKFAFEQTFMFHLPRLCEHCLNPACVSACPSGAMYKRAEDGIVLVDQDRCRGWRMCVTACPYKKVYVNHATGKAEKCTFCFPRIEAGQPTVCSETCVGRLRYLGLLLYDADRVGEAAAVTDEKDLLDAQRNVFLDPADPGVRSAARLSGIPEDWIDAARRSPVHALISEYKVALPLHPEYRTLPMVWYVPPLSPVLDAVGEAGGDAEDPDHVFAAVTRLRIPLDYLANLFAAGDTDVVAGVLMKLTALRSHMRQRILGEQGDESALKAVGLTPAQAGDLHRLLAVAKYADRYVVPAAHKEDAAALSAMEDRCPVESAGGDPSGTDRKVMLGIPTLRRRATASGAGGTA, from the coding sequence ATGCGCGTCATGGCTCAAGTGGCGATGGTCATGAACCTCGACAAGTGCATCGGCTGCCACACCTGCTCGGTCACCTGCAAGCAGACGTGGACCAACCGCACCGGCGTCGAATACGCCTGGTTCAACAACGTCGAGACCAAGCCCGGCGTCGGCTACCCCCGCCGCTACGAGGACCAGCGGCAGTGGAAGGGCGGCTGGATGCTGGACCGGCGCGGACGCCTGGTGCTCCGCTCCGGCGGCCGCCTCAGGCGCCTGGGCTCCCTGTTCTCCAACCCCGACCTGCCGGCCATCGAGGACTACTACGAGCCGGTCACCTACGACTACGACAACCTCGTCAGCGCCCCGGCCGGCCAGGACGTGCCGGTCGCCCGCCCCCGCTCGGTGCTCACCGGCAAGCCGACCGCCATCACCTGGGGCGCCAACTGGGAGGACGGCCTGGGCGGCGCGGGCGAGACGGCGGCCGGCGACCCCAACCTGAGCGGCGGCCTGGCCGAGAAGGTGAAGTTCGCCTTCGAGCAGACCTTCATGTTCCACCTGCCGCGGCTGTGCGAGCACTGCCTCAACCCGGCCTGCGTGTCCGCCTGCCCGTCCGGCGCGATGTACAAGCGGGCCGAGGACGGCATCGTGCTGGTCGACCAGGACCGCTGCCGCGGCTGGCGGATGTGCGTCACCGCGTGCCCGTACAAGAAGGTCTACGTCAACCACGCCACCGGCAAGGCCGAGAAGTGCACCTTCTGCTTCCCGCGCATCGAGGCCGGACAGCCCACCGTCTGCTCCGAGACCTGCGTCGGCCGCCTGCGCTACCTCGGCCTGCTCCTCTACGACGCCGACCGGGTCGGCGAGGCCGCCGCCGTCACGGACGAGAAGGACCTGCTGGACGCCCAGCGGAACGTCTTCCTCGACCCCGCCGACCCCGGAGTCCGCTCGGCGGCACGGCTGTCCGGCATCCCCGAGGACTGGATCGACGCGGCCCGCCGCTCGCCCGTACACGCCCTGATCAGCGAGTACAAGGTGGCCCTGCCGCTGCACCCGGAGTACCGCACCCTGCCCATGGTCTGGTACGTACCGCCGCTGTCCCCGGTCCTCGACGCGGTCGGCGAGGCGGGCGGCGACGCCGAGGACCCCGACCACGTCTTCGCCGCCGTCACCCGCCTGCGCATCCCGCTGGACTACTTGGCCAACCTCTTCGCCGCCGGGGACACCGACGTCGTCGCCGGGGTACTGATGAAGCTGACCGCGCTCCGCAGCCATATGCGCCAGCGCATCCTCGGTGAGCAGGGCGACGAGAGCGCCCTCAAGGCCGTGGGGCTCACGCCCGCGCAGGCCGGGGATCTGCACCGGCTGCTGGCCGTCGCCAAGTACGCCGACCGGTACGTGGTCCCCGCCGCCCACAAGGAGGACGCCGCCGCGCTCAGCGCGATGGAGGACCGCTGCCCCGTGGAGAGCGCGGGCGGCGACCCGTCCGGCACCGACCGCAAGGTCATGCTCGGCATCCCCACGCTGCGGCGACGGGCCACGGCCTCGGGCGCGGGAGGGACTGCATGA
- the narJ gene encoding nitrate reductase molybdenum cofactor assembly chaperone yields the protein MSTLRTRLRPASGRRARPGPEEPAQRGLLLRLLSLLLQYPDAELAGERPALSAAVDALPPSAAAGHLAAFTTWFAAQPADELESHYVEVFDLRRKSSLYLTYYLHGDTRRRGMALLALAQTYRAAGWSADNGELPDHLPVVLEFAALAGPRAGEAPLRRHRRGLDLIHHALTDVRSPYADLLAALLSLLPQATDADLEAVAKLAAEGPPAEDVGLDPYSGTGFAPPGTFVPPAPAPPTLMPPLTGPMDPEARR from the coding sequence ATGAGCACCCTGCGTACCCGCCTCCGCCCGGCATCCGGGCGCCGCGCCCGCCCCGGCCCCGAAGAGCCCGCACAGCGCGGGCTCCTGCTACGGCTGCTGTCGCTCCTGTTGCAGTACCCGGACGCCGAACTGGCCGGTGAAAGGCCCGCGTTGAGCGCGGCGGTCGACGCGCTGCCGCCCTCGGCCGCCGCCGGACACCTCGCCGCCTTCACCACCTGGTTCGCGGCCCAGCCGGCCGATGAACTGGAGAGCCACTACGTGGAGGTCTTCGACCTCCGCCGCAAGAGCAGCCTCTACCTCACCTACTACCTGCACGGCGACACCCGCCGACGCGGCATGGCCCTGCTCGCCCTCGCCCAGACCTACCGGGCCGCCGGATGGAGCGCCGACAACGGCGAACTCCCCGACCACCTGCCCGTCGTCCTGGAATTCGCCGCCCTGGCCGGGCCGCGCGCCGGAGAAGCGCCGCTGCGCCGCCACCGGCGCGGCCTGGACCTCATCCACCACGCCCTGACGGACGTGCGCTCCCCCTACGCCGATCTGCTGGCGGCGCTGCTGTCCCTGCTGCCCCAGGCCACCGACGCCGACCTGGAAGCCGTGGCGAAGCTGGCGGCCGAAGGGCCGCCCGCCGAGGACGTCGGCCTCGACCCGTACAGCGGCACCGGCTTCGCCCCGCCCGGCACCTTCGTGCCGCCGGCGCCCGCCCCGCCGACCCTCATGCCCCCTCTGACCGGCCCGATGGACCCGGAGGCCCGCCGATGA